A region from the Algoriphagus machipongonensis genome encodes:
- the pssA gene encoding CDP-diacylglycerol--serine O-phosphatidyltransferase — translation MKLKSHIPNIITLMNLLSGLIGIVWVINGNIISGAYFILLSALFDFIDGFAARLLKVQGELGKQLDSLADVVSFGVLPGFILFSMAKINAEIDWLPYLTLVLPLLSAYRLAKFNIDTRQTDRFIGVPTPAAALFVSTLPHFAVKWVKIGTVITSPVVLVGIAIVLSVLLISEIPLIALKFKSFDFSSNIFRYILIFASIALFIWLGLAGIPLIILAYIGLSVIENGIKRE, via the coding sequence TTGAAACTAAAATCCCATATTCCGAATATCATCACCTTGATGAACTTACTTTCCGGCCTAATAGGGATCGTCTGGGTCATAAATGGTAACATTATTTCGGGAGCCTATTTTATACTTTTATCTGCTCTCTTTGATTTTATTGATGGTTTTGCAGCAAGATTATTAAAAGTTCAAGGGGAATTAGGAAAGCAATTAGATTCCTTGGCTGATGTAGTTTCATTTGGCGTTTTACCGGGATTCATACTTTTCTCCATGGCCAAAATCAATGCTGAGATTGATTGGCTGCCATACTTAACCTTGGTATTACCTTTATTATCTGCTTACCGTTTAGCAAAATTCAATATTGACACCAGACAAACAGATCGATTCATTGGCGTTCCTACACCAGCTGCAGCACTTTTTGTAAGCACATTGCCTCATTTTGCAGTAAAATGGGTTAAAATCGGGACTGTTATCACATCTCCTGTGGTTTTAGTGGGAATAGCAATTGTCCTTTCGGTTTTATTGATTTCTGAAATCCCTTTAATAGCATTGAAATTTAAATCCTTCGATTTCTCTTCAAATATTTTCCGCTATATCCTGATTTTTGCCAGTATAGCACTTTTTATTTGGCTTGGTTTGGCGGGCATCCCATTGATAATCCTTGCGTATATTGGCTTATCAGTGATAGAAAATGGAATTAAACGGGAATGA
- the porV gene encoding type IX secretion system outer membrane channel protein PorV, with protein sequence MKIKAIRKRDLVFLLIFTLASFTTFAQNSTIISGQDPSRRVITTAVPFLNFAPDSRHSAMGDAGVATSPDANSAHWNAGKLAFVDGKMGFSLSYSPWLGKLVNDMSLSYLTGYFKIDEVSTFGFDLRYFNMGDIQLTDGLGNELGEFNPRDIAIGGTYSRKLSSNLALGISARFIHSNLSGNISSSGGNESRPGISVGTDVGLYYQKPIYSGAKEGTWSWGVSITNIGPKITYNSADDLDYIPTNLKLGTAYSLDLDPMNTITFALDFNKLLVPSPPIYQTNEDGSLVTDENGNLVIAQGKDPNRPLISGMFGSFADAPGGFSEEIQEITLSFGVEYTYAEKFNLRTGYFFENQSKGGRKYFTMGVGFDLKRIGFDFSYLVPQKQNHPLAETLRFSLLYTIPNE encoded by the coding sequence ATGAAAATAAAGGCCATTAGAAAAAGGGATTTAGTATTCCTATTAATTTTCACCCTGGCTAGTTTTACAACTTTCGCTCAGAATAGCACTATCATATCGGGGCAAGACCCCTCGAGGAGAGTGATCACTACAGCTGTGCCTTTTTTAAATTTTGCTCCTGATTCAAGACACTCCGCTATGGGGGATGCAGGCGTTGCAACTTCTCCTGATGCAAATTCAGCACATTGGAATGCTGGAAAACTAGCTTTTGTAGATGGAAAAATGGGATTTTCACTTTCCTATTCCCCTTGGCTTGGGAAACTGGTCAATGACATGTCCTTAAGTTACCTCACAGGTTATTTCAAAATCGATGAAGTTTCGACTTTTGGATTTGACTTGAGGTATTTTAATATGGGCGACATCCAATTGACAGACGGTTTAGGGAACGAACTAGGAGAATTTAATCCCAGAGATATTGCTATTGGTGGTACCTATTCCAGAAAACTATCTTCAAACCTTGCTTTGGGTATTTCGGCAAGATTTATTCACTCTAATCTATCTGGAAACATTTCCTCATCTGGTGGAAACGAAAGTAGACCAGGTATCAGTGTAGGGACAGATGTTGGTCTTTACTACCAAAAACCTATCTACTCTGGAGCGAAAGAAGGCACCTGGTCCTGGGGCGTAAGCATCACCAATATTGGTCCTAAAATCACTTATAACAGTGCGGATGACTTAGATTATATTCCCACCAACTTAAAACTGGGAACTGCTTATTCTCTTGATTTGGATCCAATGAACACGATCACATTCGCTCTGGATTTCAACAAATTATTAGTACCCTCACCTCCAATTTATCAGACAAATGAAGATGGATCATTAGTCACTGATGAAAATGGAAACTTGGTAATTGCTCAAGGGAAAGACCCAAATCGCCCGTTAATTTCTGGAATGTTTGGTTCATTCGCAGATGCTCCAGGTGGGTTTTCGGAGGAAATTCAGGAGATCACATTATCTTTTGGTGTAGAATATACTTATGCAGAAAAATTCAATTTAAGGACCGGTTACTTTTTTGAAAATCAAAGCAAAGGTGGTAGAAAATACTTTACCATGGGCGTAGGGTTTGACCTGAAGCGAATAGGATTTGATTTCTCTTACCTCGTTCCACAAAAGCAGAATCACCCTTTAGCTGAAACTTTAAGGTTCTCTTTACTTTATACTATTCCGAACGAATAA
- the porU gene encoding type IX secretion system sortase PorU — MIPFKNLIGLAILFNIALSEIAFSQSNFYTFKITEPGVYQITAEEAKKLGASTIEEVAIFGYPGMLPQKLDQSQLSLQEIPSLILNGSKYFYLEGPHVFQENEEIGWEYKHHLYSDSLSYVIHVSHQGKLLEEQEIKGTPKDNEEILFQLKAFKGEEKNILNSGREWYSEPIFPGSSKTISVFTDSGHPEKWKLFGKLMASSVSNSIITVLADDKPIYELPIDAIPTSTYGAKGKEEFIYTEFTPTENRLERIRFPFQSADLNAMAYWNYIAVAIPFSSFDLAPGIYYHWKNSSYSIKTYSNLQYWDVSNFYHPVRIKESDKISISSKKLAVFNPSEAPKLLRQKLIPVSIKENLGSPSLLIITTDEFSFAANKLKSHKTNLGINTEVVFLKDIYNSFSYGNKDITGIRNFIAKIYQESKSLKNVLILGKGTFDYKGKLGGRPNIVPTYSSRNSLDPLKSYSSDDYYALIDFGQGMWEETLAGDESLQIGIGRLPIINKEEANLVVDKIINYENSSQQGFWKKDISFFADDGDKSVHMQHAESFSSYLNQNNPEIHQNKLYLDRFEQTSAGESQTSFSVKDALQKTLDDGTLILNYIGHGNESTLTHEEVFQVKDIENWPVQKKLALWVTATCEFGRHDNPFLRSAAEELLIAPNKGAIGLLSTGRPVFSNVNFSLNQSFIRSVFQSENGIYQDLGEIYKQTKNQSLNGSLNRNFSLIGDPSLKLANPELSIEVTSIQDKEGNSLENIHRTKEVILEALLIDPLTGATQFGFEGTYELEILGKPVETETLGDENNPFSFSEDKTVLFRGSGIVSEGEIKSTFILPKGIDEAEISGKIRLSAQESKVNGFEAFGYSSAIISNESGDIIDSEGPAIEVFANGTAIQKQSFPSKSLNMELVFEDSSGIDISGQFAGRNILIQVNNGEEINLNQDFVASDNSYKKGQVSFFLTGLEEGKNQILIQAWDNLGNQSILSLEILIEGSERFRILNYQTYPNPTNDVSNFVLEHNRPGENIQMTISVFQTTGQAIYSDSFRLINAAAKIEDISWIFLQNQTKYPAKGTYIYKITLQTETDNSMAVASGQIVIK; from the coding sequence ATGATCCCTTTCAAAAATCTTATTGGTTTAGCGATCTTATTTAACATCGCGCTCTCTGAAATTGCTTTTTCTCAAAGTAACTTTTACACTTTTAAAATAACCGAGCCTGGGGTTTACCAAATTACGGCGGAGGAGGCTAAAAAACTTGGAGCTTCCACAATTGAAGAAGTAGCAATTTTTGGGTATCCAGGAATGCTTCCGCAGAAGCTAGATCAAAGTCAACTTTCCCTCCAGGAAATCCCAAGTCTTATATTAAATGGCAGTAAGTATTTCTATTTGGAGGGGCCTCATGTATTTCAAGAAAATGAAGAAATTGGCTGGGAATACAAGCATCATTTGTATTCTGACAGTCTTAGCTATGTAATTCATGTTTCTCACCAAGGGAAATTATTAGAAGAGCAGGAAATAAAAGGCACACCCAAAGACAATGAAGAAATACTTTTTCAGCTAAAAGCTTTCAAAGGAGAAGAAAAAAATATTCTCAATTCGGGCAGGGAATGGTATTCCGAACCTATTTTTCCTGGAAGCTCAAAAACCATCTCTGTCTTTACAGATTCGGGGCATCCAGAAAAATGGAAACTTTTTGGAAAACTAATGGCAAGTTCGGTTTCTAACTCAATAATTACCGTATTGGCAGACGATAAGCCTATTTATGAACTGCCGATCGATGCCATTCCCACCAGTACTTATGGTGCAAAAGGAAAAGAAGAATTCATTTATACTGAATTTACTCCCACTGAAAATCGACTGGAAAGGATTCGCTTTCCTTTTCAATCAGCAGATTTAAATGCAATGGCCTATTGGAATTACATTGCAGTAGCAATTCCTTTTTCCAGTTTTGATCTAGCTCCTGGAATCTATTACCATTGGAAGAATAGTAGCTATTCCATTAAAACATACTCAAATTTACAATACTGGGATGTGAGCAACTTTTACCACCCAGTTCGAATTAAGGAATCTGATAAAATATCAATTTCTAGCAAAAAGTTAGCAGTTTTTAACCCTTCAGAAGCTCCTAAACTTCTCCGGCAAAAATTAATTCCTGTCTCAATAAAAGAAAATTTAGGGTCTCCCTCTCTCCTCATCATCACCACCGATGAATTTTCGTTTGCAGCAAATAAGCTGAAATCCCATAAAACCAATCTTGGGATAAACACTGAGGTGGTGTTTCTCAAGGATATTTACAATTCATTTTCCTACGGAAATAAGGACATTACTGGGATCCGAAATTTTATCGCAAAGATCTATCAAGAAAGCAAATCGCTAAAAAATGTCTTGATCCTTGGGAAAGGCACTTTTGATTATAAAGGAAAGTTGGGAGGCAGACCCAACATCGTCCCCACTTATAGCAGTAGAAACAGCTTAGATCCTTTAAAATCATATAGCTCCGACGATTATTATGCCCTGATCGATTTTGGTCAAGGGATGTGGGAAGAAACGTTGGCAGGTGATGAAAGCCTACAAATTGGAATTGGAAGGTTACCAATAATCAATAAGGAGGAGGCCAACCTGGTCGTTGACAAGATTATCAACTATGAGAATTCATCGCAACAAGGTTTTTGGAAAAAAGATATTAGCTTCTTTGCCGACGATGGAGATAAGTCCGTTCATATGCAACATGCGGAATCTTTTTCCTCCTATTTAAATCAAAATAACCCAGAGATTCATCAAAATAAACTTTACTTAGATCGTTTTGAGCAAACAAGTGCTGGTGAATCTCAAACTTCTTTTTCAGTAAAAGACGCCCTTCAAAAAACATTGGATGATGGCACTCTTATATTGAATTACATAGGTCATGGAAATGAGTCAACTCTAACCCATGAGGAAGTTTTTCAAGTAAAGGATATTGAAAATTGGCCTGTCCAGAAAAAACTTGCCCTATGGGTTACTGCAACTTGCGAGTTTGGGCGTCATGACAATCCATTTCTGCGTTCAGCTGCGGAAGAATTATTAATTGCACCAAATAAGGGTGCCATAGGCCTGTTAAGTACCGGAAGACCTGTTTTTTCCAATGTCAATTTCTCGCTAAACCAATCTTTTATTCGGTCTGTATTTCAATCAGAAAATGGCATTTATCAAGACTTGGGAGAAATTTATAAACAAACTAAAAATCAAAGCCTGAACGGGTCTCTTAATAGAAATTTCTCTTTAATTGGAGATCCTAGTCTCAAATTAGCAAACCCTGAGCTCAGCATTGAGGTCACCTCTATACAAGATAAAGAGGGGAATTCATTAGAGAATATTCACAGGACGAAAGAGGTAATACTAGAAGCATTATTGATCGACCCACTGACTGGAGCAACTCAATTTGGTTTTGAAGGAACGTATGAGTTGGAAATACTAGGAAAACCTGTGGAAACAGAAACCTTGGGAGATGAAAACAATCCTTTTTCTTTTTCTGAAGACAAAACAGTTCTTTTCAGAGGTAGCGGTATAGTCAGTGAAGGGGAAATAAAATCGACTTTTATCTTACCAAAAGGCATTGATGAGGCTGAAATTTCAGGAAAAATCAGGTTATCGGCCCAAGAGTCAAAAGTAAATGGCTTTGAAGCTTTCGGGTACAGCTCGGCAATTATTTCAAATGAGTCTGGAGATATTATTGATTCGGAAGGCCCAGCAATTGAGGTTTTTGCAAATGGAACAGCTATTCAAAAGCAATCATTTCCCTCGAAGTCTTTAAATATGGAGCTTGTATTTGAAGATTCTTCAGGGATTGATATCTCTGGGCAGTTTGCAGGGCGTAATATTCTGATTCAGGTAAATAATGGAGAAGAAATAAATTTAAATCAGGATTTTGTCGCCTCAGACAATTCCTATAAAAAAGGACAAGTAAGCTTTTTTCTCACGGGTTTAGAGGAAGGAAAAAACCAAATTCTAATCCAAGCTTGGGATAATTTAGGAAATCAAAGTATCTTGAGCTTAGAAATTCTTATTGAGGGAAGTGAGCGGTTTAGGATATTGAATTACCAAACGTATCCTAACCCAACAAACGACGTTAGTAACTTTGTATTGGAGCATAACCGACCTGGAGAAAATATACAAATGACAATTTCTGTATTTCAAACGACAGGTCAGGCAATATATTCGGATTCATTTCGTTTGATCAACGCTGCGGCAAAGATCGAAGACATATCATGGATATTTTTACAAAACCAAACGAAATATCCCGCAAAAGGAACTTATATTTACAAAATAACGCTTCAAACAGAAACCGATAATTCAATGGCGGTAGCAAGCGGTCAAATCGTGATTAAATGA
- a CDS encoding MBL fold metallo-hydrolase — protein sequence MAQIKGIILYFVDLAQTNTMLHIATFTFNPFQENTYLLYDDSGEAALVDPGCYEAHEKKELKEFIQENKLQVKQLLNTHCHIDHVLGNAWAMREFGIPLLIHQDDLPVLKSVESYASNYGFPAYEGSEPSGFLEEGEFISVGKEKLKVLFVPGHAPGHVVFYHSDSKQLIAGDTLFRGSIGRTDLPGGNHELLLQKIKSELFNLPDQTVVFPGHGPETNIGFEKVHNPFVGQNAMS from the coding sequence ATGGCTCAAATTAAAGGTATAATTCTTTATTTTGTTGACTTAGCCCAGACAAATACGATGCTTCATATTGCAACTTTTACATTTAATCCTTTTCAAGAAAACACATACCTGCTTTACGACGATTCAGGGGAGGCAGCTTTGGTAGATCCCGGATGCTACGAAGCCCATGAGAAAAAAGAATTAAAGGAGTTTATTCAGGAAAATAAACTTCAGGTAAAGCAACTCCTAAACACCCACTGCCATATCGATCATGTACTAGGAAATGCATGGGCTATGCGCGAGTTTGGCATACCATTACTAATTCACCAAGACGATTTACCGGTTTTGAAATCTGTAGAATCTTATGCGTCAAACTACGGTTTTCCAGCATATGAAGGCTCTGAACCGAGTGGCTTTTTGGAAGAAGGAGAGTTTATTTCCGTTGGAAAAGAAAAGCTCAAGGTTTTGTTTGTTCCTGGTCATGCACCGGGGCATGTGGTATTTTATCATTCAGATTCCAAGCAATTGATTGCTGGAGACACCCTTTTTAGAGGGAGCATCGGCAGAACTGACTTACCTGGTGGCAACCATGAGCTTTTACTTCAAAAGATAAAATCGGAATTATTCAATCTCCCGGATCAAACGGTTGTATTTCCGGGACATGGCCCAGAAACCAACATTGGCTTTGAAAAAGTTCACAACCCATTCGTGGGTCAAAACGCAATGTCTTGA
- a CDS encoding NAD(P)/FAD-dependent oxidoreductase: MEIDFLLIGQGIAGTALAFRLMKAGKKVCIIDQPKGNQSSRVAAGLFNPVTGRKMVKTWNADLLFPEIEPFYNLLEAETGRKFIHKQNIYRPFLTIEEQNEWMGHSAEAGFQEYLEKIYTESQGENLNDIYGGVMLKNSGWLAINQMLEGMQDYFGEKLIQEYFDEKELSREDGFWKYKDIKTKAIIFCNGLGAMNSSFFNFLPFAPVKGEILEVRQAFCPDYIVNRGVFRIHLGDGVHRVGSTYTKHDLEEGPTESAKEEILGRLKDLISLPVDEIISHKTGIRPATRDRKPFLGKHPEAESVYIFDGFGAKGVSLVPYFSKLMCSFLLEKTSISKEVDIARYFNYI, encoded by the coding sequence ATGGAAATAGATTTTTTGCTAATCGGGCAGGGGATTGCCGGCACAGCGCTGGCTTTTAGATTAATGAAAGCAGGAAAAAAAGTCTGTATCATTGATCAACCCAAAGGAAACCAGTCAAGTAGAGTGGCGGCGGGTTTGTTTAACCCTGTCACAGGCCGAAAAATGGTAAAAACATGGAATGCAGATTTGCTATTTCCTGAGATCGAACCTTTCTATAATTTGTTAGAAGCGGAGACAGGAAGGAAATTTATCCATAAACAAAATATTTACAGGCCATTTCTTACCATCGAGGAGCAAAATGAATGGATGGGACATAGTGCTGAAGCTGGCTTTCAGGAATATTTAGAAAAAATCTACACTGAAAGTCAAGGCGAAAATTTGAATGATATTTATGGTGGTGTGATGCTTAAGAATTCAGGCTGGCTAGCTATCAATCAAATGCTTGAAGGAATGCAAGACTATTTTGGAGAAAAGTTGATTCAGGAATATTTTGATGAAAAAGAGTTGTCCAGAGAAGATGGTTTTTGGAAGTATAAAGACATCAAAACAAAAGCAATAATATTTTGCAATGGTCTTGGAGCCATGAACTCGTCTTTTTTTAATTTTCTGCCATTTGCCCCGGTTAAGGGAGAAATTTTGGAAGTAAGACAAGCCTTTTGCCCGGATTACATCGTAAATAGAGGTGTTTTCCGAATTCATTTGGGTGACGGGGTTCATCGAGTAGGATCGACTTACACCAAACATGACTTAGAGGAGGGACCCACAGAAAGTGCAAAAGAAGAAATTTTGGGAAGGTTGAAAGATTTAATCTCTTTACCAGTAGATGAAATTATTTCTCATAAAACTGGAATTAGACCGGCTACAAGAGACCGAAAACCATTTTTGGGAAAACATCCTGAGGCCGAGAGCGTTTACATATTCGATGGTTTTGGGGCCAAAGGAGTTTCTTTAGTTCCTTATTTTAGTAAATTAATGTGTAGCTTTTTATTGGAAAAAACATCCATTTCCAAGGAAGTAGACATAGCTAGGTATTTTAATTATATTTAA